Proteins from a genomic interval of Paenibacillus sp. FSL H8-0048:
- a CDS encoding LCP family protein, whose product MPPRKNRHAKAGKSKKKPLLWTLAIILLLIIGGLVYYFTAIYNQLDNLHKTGEDSPFANVPTASAEAVKPPEWEGTEPVNILLMGVDGRGVKKGEVPRSDTMLVASLDPVKKKFYVFSILRDTYVDIPDHGSQRINAAITYGPNTAMQTVSNLLGIPIQYYVYTDFQGFIKLVDAVGGVDYEVEKDMRYTTKADGPEYDIDLKKGFQHLDGKMALQYVRFRHDATSDFTRTERQRGFLKAVADKVISTTSIIKLPNILGQVTPYIDTNLDASDMWKLGAVGYDSSMGGSEQIPPMKLIREKTLKDGSQVIGFSSEKALKKFVEDTLTAPEPSPTPGAEASPGSSPSASPETK is encoded by the coding sequence ATGCCACCAAGAAAGAACCGGCACGCCAAAGCCGGCAAGTCAAAGAAGAAACCGCTGCTCTGGACTCTGGCAATCATACTCCTTTTAATTATCGGAGGTCTGGTTTACTATTTCACTGCTATTTACAACCAGCTCGATAACCTCCACAAGACAGGCGAAGATTCTCCGTTCGCGAATGTTCCCACTGCCTCGGCAGAAGCGGTTAAGCCCCCTGAATGGGAGGGCACAGAGCCGGTTAACATCCTGCTTATGGGCGTGGATGGCCGCGGGGTGAAGAAGGGCGAGGTTCCGCGCTCGGATACGATGCTGGTGGCCTCTCTGGACCCGGTGAAGAAGAAATTCTATGTCTTCTCTATTCTGCGCGATACGTATGTTGATATACCAGACCACGGGAGTCAGCGGATCAATGCCGCCATTACTTACGGACCCAATACGGCGATGCAGACGGTAAGCAACCTGCTCGGCATTCCGATTCAATATTATGTCTATACCGATTTCCAGGGCTTCATTAAGCTGGTGGATGCCGTGGGCGGTGTGGACTATGAGGTCGAGAAGGACATGCGCTATACCACCAAGGCTGACGGGCCTGAATACGACATTGATCTCAAAAAAGGCTTCCAGCACCTGGACGGCAAAATGGCGCTGCAATATGTACGCTTCCGCCATGATGCCACCTCCGACTTCACCCGGACCGAGCGCCAGCGCGGCTTCCTTAAGGCGGTGGCGGACAAGGTGATCAGCACCACTTCGATCATCAAGCTGCCGAATATTCTCGGTCAGGTTACGCCTTATATCGACACGAACCTTGACGCGAGTGACATGTGGAAGCTGGGCGCTGTAGGTTATGACAGCTCTATGGGCGGCAGCGAGCAGATTCCGCCGATGAAGCTGATCCGGGAGAAGACCCTCAAGGACGGCTCCCAGGTGATCGGGTTCAGCAGCGAGAAGGCACTGAAGAAGTTCGTAGAGGATACACTCACTGCACCAGAACCATCGCCAACTCCTGGAGCAGAGGCTTCACCGGGCAGCAGCCCTTCAGCATCACCGGAAACAAAATAA
- a CDS encoding inositol monophosphatase family protein — MSPVSPDNRNERQPYVVTSKGHTAAAINAAAKAGEWIKSRQGQVKELGSKTSAQDLVTEVDKGVEQMIRRLILTHYPDHAILGEEGVEPGAEALTAALDEAREHEYLWIVDPIDGTTNFVHGFPFYCVSIALVVKGELTVGVIYDPIRDEMFVAEKGKGAYMHGIPTKVSAETLPGNSLIAMGFPPDRVVAQPANMAGLQQIMPQVRGIRAGGSAALHLAYVAAGRVDGYWEVGLSPWDCAAGVLLVLESGGKVTNTLGDPYDIGTRHVVASNGRIHDYLVTSLQAADATGFKKQ, encoded by the coding sequence ATGAGTCCTGTAAGTCCTGATAACCGAAATGAACGGCAGCCCTATGTAGTAACAAGCAAGGGACATACGGCGGCAGCCATCAATGCTGCGGCCAAAGCGGGGGAATGGATCAAGAGCAGACAAGGCCAGGTGAAGGAACTGGGCAGCAAGACATCGGCCCAGGATCTGGTCACGGAGGTCGATAAGGGTGTGGAGCAGATGATCCGCCGGCTGATCCTGACCCATTATCCCGACCATGCCATCCTTGGCGAGGAGGGTGTTGAGCCCGGTGCGGAGGCACTGACGGCTGCCCTGGATGAAGCGCGGGAGCATGAGTATCTGTGGATTGTTGATCCGATAGACGGCACGACCAATTTCGTGCACGGCTTCCCGTTCTACTGCGTATCGATTGCTCTGGTGGTTAAGGGAGAGCTTACGGTAGGCGTGATTTATGATCCGATCCGGGACGAGATGTTCGTGGCCGAGAAGGGGAAGGGCGCATACATGCACGGGATTCCTACAAAGGTATCAGCGGAGACACTTCCGGGTAACAGCCTGATCGCTATGGGCTTCCCGCCGGACCGCGTGGTGGCCCAGCCGGCGAATATGGCCGGGCTGCAGCAGATTATGCCGCAGGTCCGCGGCATTCGTGCAGGAGGATCGGCAGCACTCCATCTGGCTTATGTTGCTGCCGGACGAGTGGACGGGTATTGGGAGGTTGGACTAAGCCCTTGGGATTGTGCGGCCGGGGTGCTGCTGGTGCTGGAATCCGGCGGCAAGGTCACGAATACGCTGGGCGATCCCTACGATATAGGCACACGCCATGTAGTCGCAAGCAATGGACGAATTCATGATTATCTGGTTACGTCCCTGCAGGCCGCAGATGCCACAGGCTTCAAGAAGCAGTAG
- a CDS encoding PBECR4 domain-containing protein, which yields MLTAAALIALQSKPSFTDVELLPLSDLYYQYLYPNIFEFVLASGEIIILKFNLEAFCHLLGLKKTVEQARRLSREVKKEYKGMAGWNAIREGRSSKAIIRAYGVSLDPMKDKMLFFYYLPELLRVGSLAIKFVPSSSTRIPSEIIIYNLHVADNTYIQIGISKCDHGRWYYPETFLIERVKVSRPNNKFADPPSTVVSITSRNIYPRYSSPIRPKVRRTACRLPKRSHRLRKH from the coding sequence TTGCTAACTGCCGCAGCTCTTATCGCACTTCAATCGAAACCATCATTCACGGATGTGGAATTACTGCCGCTAAGCGATTTATATTACCAATATCTATATCCAAATATCTTTGAATTTGTTCTAGCAAGCGGTGAAATAATTATATTGAAGTTCAATTTAGAGGCATTCTGCCATTTACTTGGTCTTAAAAAAACTGTTGAACAGGCGAGAAGACTCAGCCGGGAAGTGAAGAAGGAATACAAGGGAATGGCCGGTTGGAATGCGATTCGCGAAGGGCGGTCAAGCAAAGCAATTATACGGGCGTATGGAGTTTCGTTGGACCCGATGAAAGACAAGATGTTGTTTTTTTATTACTTGCCTGAACTTCTCCGAGTTGGCTCATTAGCAATCAAGTTTGTTCCTTCAAGTTCAACCCGAATTCCTTCTGAAATTATTATTTATAATTTGCATGTTGCAGACAATACATACATCCAAATTGGAATCAGCAAGTGTGACCACGGAAGATGGTACTACCCTGAGACTTTTTTAATTGAACGTGTTAAAGTTTCGCGGCCTAATAATAAATTTGCCGACCCGCCAAGCACAGTTGTTTCTATCACCAGTCGGAACATTTATCCGCGATATTCTTCTCCAATCCGACCAAAAGTCAGAAGAACAGCTTGTCGGCTACCAAAGCGTTCACATCGATTAAGGAAGCATTAG
- a CDS encoding acyl-CoA dehydratase activase-related protein: MKRLRIGLDVGSTTAKLVVMQRDIIIYQDYVRHFSDIKKAAVTLLSEVQQRFADSEAALTVSGSSGLSLSKLGDIPFVQEVIACTRAISGRIPECDTAIELGGEDAKIIYLSGGIEQRMNTACAGGTGAFIDQMASLLQTDPAGLNALAVKHERIYPIASRCGVFAKSDVQPLLNEGARREDVAASIFQSIVNQTISGLACGRPIRGRVAFLGGPLTFLSALRDRFTETLGLKEEEVLFPEHSQYFVAIGSALAESDPVFLPLSSWIARIMAVDFSQDRAEDAELAPLFRTPDDLAQFRLRHRQATAPRSALDAYRGPVYLGIDAGSTTTKLVVTGAADEILHTFYGSNGGNPLQSVTDALKELYRILPSGCYIAGAYATGYGEGLVKAALRMDGGEVETVAHYKAASRFMPEVDFILDIGGQDMKCIKIRGGAIDSLMLNEACSAGCGSFLESFASALELGIEEFAAAALESKGPVNLGSRCTVFMNSKVKQVQKEGATLADLSAGLAYSVVKNALQKVIKIRNPEDLGRNIIVQGGTFYNEAVLRAFELLTGRTVVRPDIAGVMGAYGCALIAREQAAPEGISTILGPEELESFQYSVAPGRCSRCANNCALTISRFPDKSFHVTGNRCERGAGGKKEKNTLPNLMQYKYERFFAYEGLPEVAAVRGTVGLPRTMNMFENYPFWHTFFTSLRYRTVLSPKSSKKLYESGMDTIPSESICYPAKMAHGHVQQLIGQGVDFIFYPAVVYEKKEDDAAQNHFNCPVVASYPEVIRNNMDGLKEQGVPLVSPFLTFDDIPALTRVLVRTFAEVPKEEIAAAVQAGLAEAEQAKNDVRTKGEETLVFLTETGTKGILLCGHPYHADPEINHGIADMITGMGLAVLTEDSICHLDRSEGDVGVVNQWTYHARMYRAARLAAGRSDLELVQLTSFGCGIDAITCDAVQEIMERHNKVYTLIKIDEISNLGAARIRLRSLQAAMRERERGEVKPQLLYKPQVNVPFTKEMKDSYTILAPQMSPIHFELFERVFQDAGYRLKILESTGPQETEEGLRYVNNDACYPAIVTIGQMLSALKSGDYDPDRTAVIMSQTGGGCRATNYISLLRKALKDAGLGQIPVISLNASGMENQPGFRISLKLANRLIAAACYGDLMMRLLHRFRPYEAVPGSAEALFREGMGRCKGSLSNFSFREYKRLTREIVAGFSWLPVIPADKPKVGIVGEILIKFHPDANNHIIDMIEAEGGEAVMPDFLDFIFYCVYNPIYKAGQFGKSKRLGYINPMLISYLEIYRKPVKVALEEAGLSKGRENIYGLAEKASRLVSVGNQMGEGWFLTAEMMDLLDNGVNNIACIQPFACLPNHITGRGMIKGLKDLYPGANIVAIDYDAGVSVVNQANRIKLMMSIASGLAAGTQPSADDLAQLVPVMAGGVGCQG, translated from the coding sequence ATGAAGAGACTGCGTATTGGGCTTGACGTCGGATCAACTACAGCCAAATTGGTGGTTATGCAGCGGGATATCATTATATATCAAGATTATGTTCGTCATTTCAGTGATATAAAAAAAGCGGCGGTTACCCTGCTGTCAGAGGTGCAGCAAAGATTCGCAGACAGTGAAGCAGCGCTCACCGTAAGCGGCTCCTCCGGGTTATCTCTGTCTAAGCTAGGGGACATTCCGTTTGTCCAGGAGGTTATTGCCTGCACGAGGGCGATCAGCGGACGGATTCCAGAATGTGATACCGCGATTGAGCTGGGCGGTGAGGATGCCAAAATCATCTATCTCAGCGGCGGCATTGAGCAGCGGATGAATACAGCCTGTGCAGGCGGTACGGGAGCATTCATCGATCAGATGGCCTCTCTGCTGCAGACGGACCCTGCCGGGCTGAATGCGCTTGCGGTGAAGCATGAGCGGATCTATCCCATCGCTTCGCGCTGCGGGGTATTCGCCAAGAGCGATGTGCAGCCGCTGCTGAATGAAGGAGCACGGCGTGAGGATGTGGCAGCCTCGATCTTCCAGAGCATCGTGAACCAGACCATTAGCGGCTTAGCCTGCGGACGGCCGATCCGCGGGCGTGTTGCTTTTCTCGGGGGACCGCTCACCTTTCTGTCCGCTCTGCGGGACCGGTTCACGGAGACGCTTGGACTGAAGGAGGAGGAGGTGCTGTTCCCGGAGCATTCGCAATACTTCGTCGCCATCGGTTCGGCGCTTGCTGAGTCTGATCCTGTGTTCCTGCCGCTCAGCAGCTGGATTGCCCGGATCATGGCGGTAGACTTCTCGCAGGACCGCGCGGAGGATGCAGAGCTGGCGCCGCTGTTCAGAACGCCGGATGATCTGGCACAATTCAGGCTCCGTCACCGCCAGGCTACAGCTCCGCGCTCCGCGCTGGACGCTTACCGGGGGCCGGTCTATCTCGGCATTGATGCCGGCTCTACCACGACAAAGCTGGTAGTTACCGGAGCGGCGGACGAGATTCTGCATACCTTCTATGGCAGCAATGGCGGTAATCCGCTCCAGTCGGTCACCGACGCGCTGAAGGAGCTCTACCGGATTCTGCCCTCTGGCTGCTACATTGCTGGAGCTTACGCAACCGGTTATGGCGAGGGTCTGGTCAAGGCGGCGCTGCGGATGGACGGCGGGGAAGTAGAGACGGTGGCCCATTACAAGGCAGCCTCCCGGTTCATGCCGGAGGTCGATTTCATCCTCGATATCGGCGGCCAGGACATGAAGTGCATCAAGATCCGCGGGGGAGCTATCGACAGCCTGATGCTGAATGAAGCCTGCTCGGCGGGCTGCGGCTCCTTCCTGGAGAGCTTCGCTTCCGCACTGGAGCTTGGCATAGAGGAATTCGCCGCTGCTGCGCTCGAATCGAAGGGGCCGGTGAATCTCGGCTCGCGTTGTACCGTGTTCATGAATTCCAAGGTGAAGCAGGTCCAGAAGGAAGGGGCGACACTTGCCGATCTCTCGGCGGGGCTAGCCTATTCCGTGGTGAAGAATGCGCTGCAAAAGGTGATCAAGATCCGTAATCCCGAAGATCTGGGCCGGAATATCATTGTTCAGGGCGGCACCTTCTATAATGAAGCTGTCCTGCGGGCTTTTGAGCTGCTGACGGGAAGAACGGTAGTCAGACCCGATATCGCCGGTGTGATGGGCGCTTACGGCTGTGCGCTGATTGCCAGAGAACAGGCTGCGCCGGAAGGAATCAGCACAATTCTCGGACCGGAGGAGCTGGAGAGCTTCCAGTATTCAGTTGCTCCAGGCCGCTGCAGCCGCTGTGCCAATAACTGTGCGCTGACCATCAGCCGGTTCCCGGACAAGAGCTTCCATGTGACGGGGAACCGCTGTGAACGCGGCGCAGGCGGCAAGAAAGAGAAGAACACACTACCGAATCTGATGCAATATAAATATGAGCGGTTCTTCGCCTACGAGGGCCTGCCTGAGGTAGCGGCGGTCCGGGGAACGGTTGGTCTTCCGCGCACAATGAATATGTTCGAGAATTATCCGTTCTGGCATACCTTTTTCACCTCGCTGCGCTACCGGACCGTGCTGTCTCCGAAGTCGAGTAAGAAGCTGTATGAGAGCGGAATGGATACGATTCCTTCGGAATCCATCTGCTATCCGGCCAAAATGGCGCACGGGCATGTACAGCAGCTGATCGGGCAAGGCGTAGACTTCATCTTTTACCCGGCGGTGGTGTATGAGAAGAAGGAGGATGATGCGGCGCAGAATCACTTCAACTGCCCGGTGGTTGCCTCCTACCCTGAGGTGATCCGCAATAATATGGACGGCCTGAAGGAGCAAGGGGTTCCGCTGGTCAGCCCGTTCCTGACCTTCGACGATATTCCGGCGCTGACCCGGGTGCTGGTACGAACCTTCGCCGAGGTGCCTAAGGAGGAGATTGCGGCTGCTGTCCAGGCGGGACTGGCGGAAGCGGAGCAGGCGAAGAACGATGTGCGTACCAAAGGAGAGGAGACGCTGGTCTTCCTCACGGAGACAGGCACGAAGGGGATTCTGCTCTGCGGGCATCCGTATCATGCCGACCCTGAGATCAACCACGGGATTGCCGATATGATTACCGGTATGGGACTTGCGGTGCTGACCGAGGATTCGATCTGCCATCTGGACCGCAGTGAAGGGGACGTTGGCGTAGTGAACCAGTGGACCTACCATGCGCGGATGTACCGTGCGGCCCGGCTGGCGGCGGGAAGAAGCGATCTGGAGCTGGTCCAGCTCACCTCCTTCGGCTGCGGAATCGATGCGATTACCTGCGATGCGGTTCAGGAGATTATGGAGCGGCACAACAAGGTCTACACGCTTATCAAAATCGATGAGATCAGCAATCTCGGAGCCGCACGGATTCGCCTGCGTTCACTCCAGGCCGCGATGCGCGAGCGCGAGAGAGGCGAGGTTAAGCCGCAGCTGCTCTACAAGCCGCAAGTCAATGTGCCGTTCACCAAAGAAATGAAGGATAGCTATACCATCCTTGCCCCGCAGATGTCACCGATTCATTTCGAGCTGTTCGAACGGGTCTTCCAGGATGCAGGCTACCGGCTGAAAATTCTGGAATCGACCGGTCCGCAGGAGACGGAGGAAGGCCTACGGTACGTCAACAATGATGCCTGTTATCCGGCGATTGTAACGATCGGGCAAATGCTGTCGGCACTGAAGAGCGGCGATTACGATCCGGACCGGACGGCTGTGATTATGTCGCAGACCGGAGGCGGCTGCCGGGCGACCAATTATATCTCCCTGCTGCGCAAGGCACTGAAAGATGCCGGTCTGGGGCAGATCCCGGTCATCTCCCTGAATGCCTCCGGGATGGAGAACCAGCCGGGCTTCCGCATCAGCCTGAAGCTGGCGAACCGCCTGATCGCCGCAGCCTGCTATGGGGATCTGATGATGCGTCTCCTGCACCGCTTCAGACCGTATGAAGCAGTGCCGGGAAGCGCAGAGGCCTTATTCCGCGAAGGAATGGGCCGCTGCAAGGGCAGCCTGTCAAACTTCTCGTTCCGCGAATATAAGCGGCTGACCCGTGAGATTGTTGCCGGGTTCTCGTGGCTGCCGGTCATCCCGGCGGATAAGCCCAAGGTGGGGATTGTCGGGGAGATCCTGATCAAATTCCATCCGGATGCCAATAACCATATCATCGACATGATTGAGGCCGAAGGCGGAGAGGCCGTGATGCCTGATTTCCTGGACTTCATTTTCTATTGTGTCTACAATCCGATCTACAAGGCCGGGCAATTCGGCAAAAGCAAGCGGCTGGGCTATATCAATCCCATGCTGATCTCCTATCTCGAAATCTACCGCAAGCCGGTCAAGGTAGCACTGGAGGAGGCAGGATTATCCAAAGGCCGGGAGAATATCTACGGTCTGGCCGAGAAGGCAAGCCGCCTCGTGTCGGTCGGCAACCAGATGGGCGAAGGCTGGTTCCTGACAGCGGAGATGATGGATCTATTGGATAACGGTGTGAATAATATTGCCTGCATCCAGCCGTTTGCCTGCCTGCCGAACCATATTACCGGGCGCGGGATGATTAAGGGGCTTAAGGATCTATATCCTGGTGCGAACATCGTCGCCATTGATTATGATGCCGGAGTCAGCGTGGTCAATCAGGCTAACCGGATCAAGCTGATGATGTCGATTGCCAGCGGCCTTGCCGCCGGTACCCAGCCGTCAGCGGATGATCTGGCACAGCTGGTGCCAGTCATGGCCGGTGGTGTGGGCTGTCAAGGATAG
- a CDS encoding glutamate-1-semialdehyde 2,1-aminomutase has translation MNRSTSEQLYDEALQHIVGGVNSPSRSFKAVGGGAPVFMKRAGGSRFWDEDGNEYIDYLAAYGPIITGHAHPHITAAITEAAQNGLLYGTPTRLEIKLAKMLKEAIPSMDKVRFVNSGTEAVMTTIRVARAYTKRSKIIKFAGCYHGHSDLVLVAAGSGPSTLGIPDSAGVPASIAQEVITVPFNDLDALREALEKWGQDVAAVMVEPIVGNFGMVMPEPGFLEGLCKLTHENGSLVIYDEVITAFRFHYGSTQTYAGLVNHEEIIPDLTALGKIIGGGLPIGAYGGRKHVMEQVAPLGPAYQAGTMAGNPASISAGIACLEVLSAEGVYDEMERLAIRLTEGLQTSADRHGIPLTINRIRGAFSTHFCSHPITNYEEAQDTDGEMFASFFRHMLSRGINLAPSKYEAWFLTTAHTDADIDLTLEAAEASFAAMAVEK, from the coding sequence ATGAACCGCAGCACATCAGAACAGCTATATGACGAAGCTCTACAGCATATTGTCGGGGGCGTGAACAGCCCCTCCCGCTCCTTCAAGGCCGTAGGCGGAGGCGCCCCTGTCTTCATGAAACGCGCCGGAGGCTCACGCTTCTGGGACGAGGACGGCAATGAATATATTGATTATCTGGCCGCCTACGGCCCGATCATAACCGGACATGCCCACCCGCATATCACCGCCGCTATTACAGAGGCTGCGCAGAACGGACTGCTCTACGGAACGCCAACCCGGCTTGAGATCAAGCTGGCCAAGATGCTGAAGGAAGCCATTCCCTCGATGGATAAGGTACGCTTCGTGAACTCCGGTACAGAAGCCGTCATGACGACCATCCGCGTCGCCCGCGCCTACACCAAGCGCAGCAAAATCATCAAATTCGCCGGCTGTTATCACGGTCACTCGGACCTTGTGCTTGTAGCCGCAGGCTCAGGTCCGTCGACACTGGGCATCCCGGACAGCGCAGGCGTTCCGGCCAGCATCGCCCAAGAGGTCATCACCGTTCCCTTCAATGATCTGGACGCCCTGCGTGAAGCTCTCGAGAAATGGGGCCAGGATGTGGCTGCCGTTATGGTCGAGCCGATTGTCGGCAACTTCGGTATGGTTATGCCGGAGCCAGGCTTCCTGGAAGGCCTATGCAAGCTGACGCACGAGAACGGCTCCCTGGTCATCTATGATGAAGTGATTACCGCTTTCCGTTTCCACTATGGCTCCACGCAGACCTATGCCGGTCTTGTGAATCATGAGGAGATCATTCCCGATCTGACGGCCCTTGGCAAAATCATCGGCGGCGGACTGCCGATCGGTGCTTACGGCGGCCGCAAGCATGTCATGGAGCAGGTCGCTCCGCTCGGTCCTGCTTATCAGGCCGGCACGATGGCCGGTAACCCTGCCTCGATCTCGGCAGGGATTGCCTGCCTGGAGGTGCTTAGTGCTGAAGGCGTCTATGACGAGATGGAGCGGCTGGCAATCCGCCTGACCGAAGGACTTCAGACCTCCGCTGACCGTCACGGCATTCCGCTCACCATCAACCGGATTCGCGGCGCCTTCTCCACACATTTTTGCAGCCATCCCATTACGAATTATGAGGAAGCACAGGATACCGATGGTGAAATGTTCGCCAGCTTCTTCCGTCATATGCTGAGCCGGGGCATCAACCTGGCCCCGTCCAAATATGAGGCGTGGTTCCTGACCACCGCCCACACGGATGCCGACATCGACCTCACCCTGGAAGCGGCAGAGGCTTCGTTCGCGGCTATGGCTGTGGAGAAGTAA
- the def gene encoding peptide deformylase: MEDIIREGDPVLRTVAETVQLPLQAEDRGALLSMMQFLKNSQDAEMAAKYKLRSGVGLSANQIGLSKRMFVMYLKDDNGKNVEYTWINPKIISHSMAMVYLPESEGCLSVDRPVHGFVPRYESVKVRGFDLNGEVITQKFKGYQAIIIQHEMDHLDGMMFYDRINPQNPFKLPQDVEIRSLYEQKGK; the protein is encoded by the coding sequence ATGGAGGATATCATACGGGAAGGCGACCCTGTCCTGCGTACGGTAGCGGAAACCGTACAGTTGCCGCTACAGGCGGAAGATCGCGGTGCACTGCTGAGTATGATGCAGTTCCTTAAGAACAGTCAGGATGCCGAGATGGCTGCCAAATATAAGCTGCGCTCAGGGGTAGGCTTATCCGCCAATCAGATCGGACTATCGAAGCGGATGTTTGTCATGTATTTGAAGGATGATAACGGCAAGAATGTAGAATATACCTGGATAAATCCCAAGATTATCAGCCATTCGATGGCCATGGTCTATCTGCCGGAGAGCGAGGGCTGCCTGTCCGTGGACCGGCCGGTGCACGGCTTCGTACCGCGGTATGAGTCTGTGAAGGTCAGGGGATTTGATCTGAACGGCGAGGTGATTACCCAGAAATTCAAGGGCTATCAGGCGATCATCATCCAGCATGAGATGGATCACCTGGACGGAATGATGTTCTATGACCGGATCAATCCGCAGAACCCGTTCAAGCTTCCGCAGGATGTGGAGATCCGCAGCCTGTATGAGCAGAAGGGCAAGTAG
- the bcp gene encoding thioredoxin-dependent thiol peroxidase — protein sequence MNITIGQEVPDFTLPASTGREITLSDYRGRKVLLYFYPKDSTPACTQEACDFRDAHDTIAANGAVVLGISADPLASHSKFSTKHSLPFPLLSDEEHKVSELFGVWQQKKLYGKEFMGIVRSTFLIDEEGVLIAEWRKVRVKGHVEAALEQIVK from the coding sequence ATGAATATTACGATCGGCCAGGAGGTCCCCGACTTTACGCTCCCCGCATCTACAGGACGGGAGATTACTTTAAGCGACTATCGCGGCAGGAAGGTGCTGCTCTATTTCTATCCCAAGGACAGTACCCCGGCTTGTACTCAAGAGGCTTGTGATTTCCGCGATGCCCACGATACAATTGCCGCGAATGGGGCGGTTGTCCTTGGAATCAGTGCTGATCCGCTGGCCTCACACAGCAAATTCAGCACGAAGCATAGCCTGCCGTTCCCGCTGCTGTCGGATGAGGAGCATAAGGTCAGCGAGCTGTTCGGCGTCTGGCAGCAGAAGAAGCTCTACGGCAAGGAGTTCATGGGCATTGTCCGTTCTACTTTTCTAATTGATGAGGAAGGAGTTCTAATAGCGGAGTGGCGAAAAGTCAGAGTGAAGGGCCATGTGGAGGCCGCATTAGAACAAATCGTGAAATAA
- a CDS encoding stalk domain-containing protein — protein MLKTWRRLISASASGLLLFTVLINVHAGPADAAAAAVAQGTEQDVFRIVALGDSITAGYEPGMTDPGVKPYGYAERLLEQGWYHGRSELKNYGILGLKTAGLLQYTGAIKDSAAITPEAIQPGLSDPRILQFAALAPQIRTELAAADLITITIGGNDVSSLFLNYKTLSDADFASQLAERLTEYSSNVTALLKNIREVNPQATILLADQYQPAPKIALGASYDKLMNAAAQFTTAAENIAATLNQAGAPLKVAHVAAKFAGAEGSLTHIIGAGAADFHPTQLGYERIASVFAELQWGGYRTPAVTAMASETAPMSIVVKGKELNTPNKPILKNGQNFLALKDILNAVGANGKWDNKTSSATVIYGGRTVVISIGSKTIKVNGTDVAIDTPAFLHKVGKEDKTYLPLAALATGLGFDVNYSSKLRTAFINP, from the coding sequence ATGCTGAAGACATGGAGAAGGTTAATATCAGCTTCTGCTAGCGGACTGCTGTTGTTCACCGTATTAATCAATGTGCATGCAGGTCCGGCGGATGCCGCTGCAGCAGCCGTGGCGCAAGGAACGGAGCAGGATGTCTTTCGTATCGTGGCACTAGGAGATTCCATTACTGCCGGGTATGAGCCGGGAATGACTGATCCCGGGGTGAAGCCGTACGGATACGCTGAACGATTACTGGAGCAGGGCTGGTATCATGGGAGAAGCGAGCTTAAGAATTATGGTATCCTTGGCCTTAAGACAGCAGGACTGCTTCAATATACCGGAGCTATTAAGGACAGTGCGGCCATTACGCCGGAGGCCATTCAGCCGGGGCTGTCTGATCCGCGTATCTTGCAATTTGCTGCGCTGGCCCCGCAGATTAGAACGGAGCTCGCTGCGGCGGATCTCATTACCATTACCATCGGCGGTAATGATGTCAGCAGCCTGTTCCTGAATTACAAGACGCTGAGCGATGCTGATTTTGCTTCCCAGCTTGCGGAGCGTCTAACGGAGTACAGCAGTAATGTAACAGCGCTGCTCAAGAATATCCGGGAAGTGAATCCGCAGGCAACCATTTTGCTGGCCGACCAGTATCAGCCTGCTCCGAAAATCGCCCTGGGGGCTTCGTACGACAAACTGATGAATGCGGCTGCACAGTTCACCACCGCGGCTGAGAATATTGCGGCTACCCTGAACCAGGCAGGCGCTCCTCTTAAGGTAGCTCACGTAGCTGCGAAGTTCGCCGGTGCAGAGGGATCGCTAACTCACATCATCGGAGCGGGGGCGGCAGACTTCCATCCTACGCAGCTTGGATATGAACGGATTGCTTCTGTATTTGCTGAGTTGCAATGGGGGGGATACCGTACGCCGGCAGTAACGGCGATGGCTTCAGAGACAGCGCCGATGTCCATCGTAGTGAAGGGTAAGGAACTGAATACACCCAATAAGCCCATTCTGAAGAACGGGCAGAACTTCCTGGCGCTGAAGGATATTCTGAATGCGGTAGGTGCAAACGGCAAATGGGATAACAAAACCTCCAGCGCTACCGTCATTTACGGCGGAAGAACGGTGGTTATTTCGATCGGCTCGAAGACCATTAAGGTGAACGGTACGGATGTGGCGATTGATACTCCAGCTTTTCTGCACAAGGTCGGTAAAGAGGATAAAACCTATCTTCCGCTCGCCGCGCTCGCTACCGGACTTGGCTTCGATGTGAATTACAGCAGCAAGCTGCGGACAGCTTTCATTAATCCGTAA